The segment CCGTGGAAGGGCGCTCACGGCGTGGCAGAACGGTCAGACCAAATGCGATGTTGTCGAAGACGGTCATATGACGGAACAGCGCATAGTGCTGGAACACAAAGCCGACCTGGCGATCGCGCGCATGCAGGCGGCTGACATCGTTACCATGGAAGCGGATCTGGCCGCTGTTCTGATGCTCCAGCCCGGCAATAATGCGCAGCAGCGTGGTTTTACCCGAGCCTGATGGACCAAGCAGCGCCACCATTTCACCCGAGGCAATATCCAGAGAGATATCGTTCAGCACCGAGGTGCGACCAAAGGATTTGTTGATCTTGTTAATCTCAATGCTCATGATTTCCCTCCTGTTGCAGACGTTTGTGCTGCTGCTCTAAGCGCCACTGCAGAATGCTTTTCAGAAACAGCGTCACAATTGCCATCAGGGTCAGCAGCGCGGCCGCGGTAAAGGCGCCCACCGTGTTGTAGTCCTGATGCAATAATTCAACCTGAAGCGGTAACGTATAGGTCTCACCGCGAATCGATCCCGAGACCACCGAGACCGCACCAAACTCACCAATCGCACGGGCATTAGTCAGCACGATGCCGTACAGCAGCGCCCAGCGAATGTTCGGCAGCGTCACACGACGGAACATCTGCCAGCCGGAAGCGCCCAACAGCACCGCCGCTTCATCTTCATGACTGCCCTGGCTCAGCATCACCGGCACCAGCTCGCGAACGACGAACGGACAGGTCACAAACACCGTCGCCAGTACCATGCCCGGCCAGGCAAACATAATCTGAATATTGTGGGCATCCAGCCAGCCGCCCGCCGGGCCGTTGACGCCCCAGAACAGCAGATACATCAGACCAGCCACCACCGGCGACACGGCAAAAGGAATATCGAACAGGGTCAGCAGCAGCTGGCGTCCCGGGAAGGTAAAGCGCGTCACCAGCCAGGCCAGCAGCGTGCCGAACACCAGGTTAACCGGTACGGTGATCAGCGCCACCATTACCGTCAGCCAGATCGCGTGCAGCATGTCCGGGTCGGAGAGATTGCTCAGGGCCGCAATCAGCCCGTGATTCAGCGCTTCCCAGAAGATGGAGATCATCGGCACCACCAGCAGCAGAATCGAGACCAGCGCCCCGATGCCAATCAGCAGCCATTTGCTCCAGTTCACCGGCTGACGCGCCGCGTGATTGAGTTGCGAAACCTCAGCCATTAGTGACCTCCCAGACGACGGCCAAAGCGGCTCTGTAATGTGTTAATAGCGAACAACAGAATCAGCGAGGCCAGCAGGATAACCGACGCGATGGCGCTGGCCGCCGGATAGTCAAACTCCTGCAGACGGACAAAAATCATCAGCGAGGTCACTTCCGTTTTCCAGGCAATGTTGCCCGCAATAAAGATGACCGCACCGAACTCCCCCAGGCTGCGGGTAAACGAGAGCGCCGTGCCCGCCAGCAGCGCCGGCGCCACTTCCGGCAGCACGACGCGGCGGAAACTCTGCCACGGCGTCGCGCCCAGGGTTTCGGCCGCCTCTTCATACTCCGGGCCTAACTCTTCCAGCACCGGCTGTACGGTACGCACCACAAACGGGATGCTGGTAAAGGCCATTGCAATGGCGATACCGATCCAGGTGTAGGAGATTTTGATGTCGAAATGGGCGAACCACTGTCCGTACCAGCCGCTGACGGAGAAGAGGCCGGCCAGCGTCAGACCCGCGACTGCGGTCGGCAGCGCAAACGGCAGATCCATCAGGCCATCCAGCAGCGCGCGGCCCGGGAAGCGATAACGGGTCAGGATCCACGC is part of the Pantoea sp. Ep11b genome and harbors:
- the cysW gene encoding sulfate/thiosulfate ABC transporter permease CysW → MAEVSQLNHAARQPVNWSKWLLIGIGALVSILLLVVPMISIFWEALNHGLIAALSNLSDPDMLHAIWLTVMVALITVPVNLVFGTLLAWLVTRFTFPGRQLLLTLFDIPFAVSPVVAGLMYLLFWGVNGPAGGWLDAHNIQIMFAWPGMVLATVFVTCPFVVRELVPVMLSQGSHEDEAAVLLGASGWQMFRRVTLPNIRWALLYGIVLTNARAIGEFGAVSVVSGSIRGETYTLPLQVELLHQDYNTVGAFTAAALLTLMAIVTLFLKSILQWRLEQQHKRLQQEGNHEH
- the cysT gene encoding sulfate/thiosulfate ABC transporter permease CysT, which encodes MFAASHKRVLPGFGLSLGTSLLFTCLILLLPISAVIMQLSQMTLQQYWDVVTNPQLVAAYKVTLLSAGVASLFNAVFGMLMAWILTRYRFPGRALLDGLMDLPFALPTAVAGLTLAGLFSVSGWYGQWFAHFDIKISYTWIGIAIAMAFTSIPFVVRTVQPVLEELGPEYEEAAETLGATPWQSFRRVVLPEVAPALLAGTALSFTRSLGEFGAVIFIAGNIAWKTEVTSLMIFVRLQEFDYPAASAIASVILLASLILLFAINTLQSRFGRRLGGH